The genomic window GAAGGTGTGCTGGAGGGTCTCCTGGAGGACAGAGGTGGCCCGGACCCCATGGAACTGGTGGCCACCCACCATGTCCCAGGGGAGATGTCCCTCGTCAGGAGAAGGGACACAGCTTCCTCTGTGTCAGAGGCAGCAGGTCTCCATGTGAAGCTGCCCGGCTGGGACATAGGTCACAGCCCAGAGGGGAGCTGTTGCCACATGGAACCAGCAGGTGTCCTCAGGGGGacctggggctcccgggggccTGGGTGAGCAGTGAGGGGGTGACATGGCCACCAGTTCCTCTCAAGGTCTTTCTATACAAGTCTCTTAAAGAGAACACGGTACTTTTCATTTGTAGAATGTTCCTGTACACTTCTTAGGCCTTATAATCTTCGTTTGCTTTTCTTTACCTATGCTTTATGTGAGTTCGAATAGATAGGAAGACATCACccacttattattttttcattttttcattgagTCTTATCTGCCCAACACTTGAGATGTTTCTATGTAAATGGAGTCAAAGTTTTCGAATGAGAAAAAAGTTCGTGTTACCGTCACACGTGTGCGGCTTGTTCTTGCTCCGACAACATTGCACCTCTGCTCCGGGTCCAGTTAGCTACCATGTGGTGTGATGGTAgcttcaggtgcacaacatagtgattcagcagttgcaGGCATCGCCCGCTGCTCATGGCAAGTGCCCTCCCCAATCCCAgtcacctgtttcccccatccccctaccccctcccctctggtaaccatcatccTTCTCTatattaagaatctgtttctagGTTTACCTCTTCCTCCCCCAGGAACCCACTGTGctcctttgttttgcttctgaaaTTCTACAAATGAGTGGGATCATAGTCTacttgtctttccctgactgacttatttcgcttagcacaatcctctctagctccatcttgcaagtggcaagatttcattctgttttatggctgagaaatccAGATTCCTTCCCATTTCATCTGGAGGTCAGTACCAAAATAGTgaagtaaaaatggaaacaggaaaGGCCTGTACCATTAGTTTCCATCGCTTtcaatgcttcattttttttttcctccactgagCTTTCCTAGAAAGCTGTCATCGCATTTGGATGCACTGGGGCAACAGGAAGACAAAGGCCATCTGACCATGATGGAAGTGACCACACTGAGGTGACTCCCAGGTGAGAGAAGGACATCGGCAGCTCTTCTCCTCTCTGACCACCTTCCACCCACTCCCCCTGTGGCTTCTGCTTGTGGATTCCACCAAAGCAGCTCCCCCTATGGCCAGGTccatctccccgccccccctccccgcactgTGCTGGATGGTTAAAGTCCACAGAGCAGCTTACTGACCTTCCACACAGTGCTGATCAAAACAATAGACACTAACAAATAAAGAATATGATTGCAAGTAATGACATATGGCATGAtgcaaaataaatgcaatattaaCATGGTTTGTTAGTACATCGGATTCATGAATCTATCCAGAGAcacatatattacaaaaaaaaggggaaattgggcagctcgggtggctcagtggtttagcaccgccttcagcccaggggctgatcctggagatgggggatggagtcccatgtcgggctccctgtatggagcctgcttctgcgtctgcttgtgtctctgcctctctctctctctctctctctatctctcatgaataaataaataaaatcttaaaaaaagagaaaattctgctAAAAAACAATTTACACATTATTCTATTTTCATTGCATCTTCCTGTTGCACTTCAGAAGACAGATCTCTcgaaactattattttttttttctcgaaACTATTATCTGTATATAGTCACTAGCTTCTCTTCTGTTCTTCACCCTTCCTTCTCCATTATGGTTTCTGGTAATTAATTCGGTCAAACCAGCTCTCCACAACATCACCACACCCCCAACTTCCCAGCTTCTGAGTCACATTCCATCCAGCTTCTGCAATGATGCAATTCTTTGAAGTCTTTTTAGGCTTtgaaatagactcttaaaaaaaaacaaaacaaaagtaggggaaccctgggtggctcagcgtttaggtttagcacctgccttctgctcagggcatgatcctggagtccctggattgagtcccacatcaggctccctgcatggggcttgcttctccctctgcctgtgtctctgcccatctttctctttctgtgtttctcatgaataaataaataaaatcttttaaaaaagtattatttattttagagatagagaaaaagaaaatgcaggaacagatggagaggagggagagaatcaaCCAGATTCTGCATCAAGTGCAGAGACTGAAGGAGGGACTCACTCACACAGACCTCATTCATGGCCTGAACTGAATCAAGAAGTCAGGCCCTTAAACAACAATGGCACCCAGACAACCCAAATAGACTCCTAAATGAAATTTACTCTTACTCTACTACCTTAGGACCATTCCACCTGGTTTCCAGTGTGACTATTTTCTCCCCTAACCAGTGGAGGTTTGAGGAATCCATTTAAAGTACATTTCCCATTATAGACTTTCTTCCCATGGGGGCCCTTCAATTATTCAGGTTTCAGTAAAGGAAATGGCTAGTAACAGCAGACTCCAATATCCATTTTCTGAAGAATATTTGCACTGGGACATCTACTACTCTAATAGGGAAGGTATCTAGTGCTGTTGATTTTATTTCCGGATATGtctgcttccttttctgcttACGGAATGCTTAtgtcccttcttcttctttttgtacCCTTTGCTATTACTGCCATTACTTCACTCTGCTGGTTGTTTGGAGGTTTGTTTTTTCTGGACAGAACTCAGAGATACAGGGTAGGAGATGGGATCGGTCGTGTGCGCCCTCATCCTGACAGGCACATATGCACTGACATCGAGGAGGACTATGGGTTGACTTCTCATGAGAGTAACAGAATCAGGAGGCGAAGAGTCGTACAATCCATTCTTTCATCAGATTCTATTCCGACTCCATCCCtctcaaaagaaacaaatccAAGAATGTTTGCAGAGAACAGTTtaatgaacaaaagaacaaaaaactgaataaatagaaAGCATCCCCACTCCCCCTGAATCACAGAGTGACAGTACACCTACTAGTATACAAAGAGAACCCAGTTGAGCCATGAATacaaataaatagggcagccctggtggcgcagcggtttagcgctgcctgcgtcccggggtgtgatcctggaggcccaggatcgagtcccgcgtcaggcttcctccatggagcctgctttttcctctgcctgtgtctctgcttctctctctcgctctctctctctctctctgaataaataaataaatcttaaaaaaaaagaattaaaaataaataaataaatataaataaataaataaataaataaataaataaataaataaatgaatgaataagtagtAAAAAGAGAGATGGGCACGGTTATGTGAAAGTAAGCGGTGTTTGTCACTTGACTTGATGGTGCTGCCCCGTCCAGAACACGTACGACACCCGATTGCCTTCGTGTCACCGTGACGGCAGGCGTGAGCTTCTCTGAGGCGGCAGGACACGTGCAAGTGTGCTCTGATCAGTCAGGGAATGTCATTTCCGTGCGGACCCGGGCGggtctcatttcctcctcctgaTTCTTTCTTGCAAGATTGTCGAGGAGAAGAAGGATCTCCCGATTTCTGCTCGGACCATCTCCCAGGCACACGGGCTGTGGTTCCTGTCCTTGCAGGTAGAGGGAGATCCTTTGGAAGTAGGTCCTCAGGGTGGAGTCCTCATGCATGAGGGGGGTCTCGGCCAGCCCCGCCTCCTGCAGGGGACAGGCCTCCAGGTCATCCAGCTGCTCAGAGAGCCCCGAGCACAGTTCCTCCAGGAGAGTCATGTTCCAAGGAGCAGAGGACGTGTCCGGGCAGAAGAGGTGGAAGACCTTCTGGGTCATCACGTGGACCACAGAGAGGGCCTGCGCCTCCTGGAGCCGCTGGCCATCAAACAGCTCCTTGGGGAAGGCAAAGTCATTGGTGTAGTGGTCACAAGAGCCGGCGGAGAGTCTCCTCATCTGTCCCAGGAGCGTCAGGACCCTCCAGTTGCGCAGGCCGTGGGTGTCGGGCAGGTGGCAAGCCAGACAGCACAGGGAGTGGCAGCTGAGCAGCACCAGGGCCACCGagaaggagcagggcagggccatCGGGGATCCTGCAGGGGCTGTGGGCCTGGCTGCGCTGGGCAAGTGTGGGAACCGCGGCTTCAGCTTCTCTGAGCATCTTCCCTCGTGTGTGGGGCTTAAGTAGGCAACAGACGCGTTTTCCATTTCTGAACGTCTCCCTcactttctacttctctttttgctttcctttatgATGCACTTTCGACTGGCTCTAGAGCACTGTTTCCCAACTACATGGGCGTGCTTGTCATGACTGCCCTTGCCTCCAGAGTCTTCTGGATTGGCTTTCCACGCATCATCCAGAAAAGTTCGGAACCCGGATGCGCTGTCTCTAGAGTACAGTGTATGTCCCATGCTCCTATCTGAACTTTGGACATACACAACCCCGTGTCGGTTCACCCTTCTCATGTGAAGGCGACGCAGGGTTAAGGATGTTAACACTTGTAAACATGAAGGCCAATTGTTAGGCTTCCGACGTGGAATGGGATGGCCAACGTTGAAGAGGGACCTATCGAGTACTGATAGGTACATGATTTCTGATACGGAAAGCACATATGCAGGTGAACCATGTCTACAAAGACAAGAGAATGAACGCAGAGTCTCTCCCAATTTAGAACGATGCCGAACTGCTGATCGGAATCGAAGAGTTGAATTACTTCCTTGACATGTGTTTCTGCAGTAAGGCCATTTCATGTTGCCTCGGCTGACAAAGTGATCTCTTGCCTCACCTGCGACTCCGTACTCATCAAGGTGTTTTCAAaactcctttttttctgttttgcactGTGTCCAGTTACTGATGCGTTGACTGACTTTCGTAAAGTCAAACGATCATGCAGAATCTCTTTGTTCTGAAATGCTGAAAGCCCACATCACCTCCAGGCTCCCACAGAAGCCACATCCACAAAGCGCCAAAGGCAGCTCCCAAGTCAGCCAAGGCCACCTCTCCCAGTGACTTTGAGATCCAGGAACGGATGGAGAGAAAGTCCTCTGCTCACAGGGGCCTGTCATTCCTAGGTGTGTCGCCCTCCTCGGCACACATTTCAGGGCTCTTCCACTAATTCAACGGCCATGCTTCTTGTGTGGTACTCAAGAAAGCCCAAGGAGAGACAACAAACAGGAAGCAAGAAGCTTTGGCTGGGGCCCTCCCAGACTGAGCTTTGGAGAGCCTACAGACCACTGGACTATCTAAGACTAGTTCACAGAGCCCAGAATCTTGGAAGCCTTGTCACAGGGATTCCCTCAGGTGGCTGAAGGTTCATTTCCAGGGACACTATGCAGATACAGACCACGGAGGTGGGAAAAGTCTCTCTACgtcgtatttttttttctgcgCAGCTAACTACTCGTAAAAGATATCttgatttttagagaaagagagagagagagagagtgaaagcaatATAGAgagcagcatgagcaggggaggagagggagtagcagacacCCACCTGAGAAGGAGCCCGATGacaggctccatccaaggaccctgggattggCGAtccagccaaagacagatgcctcATGgaacgagccacccaggtgccccagggacaAGGAATCCTCTGCAGTCTCTGcgcttgtggggagcctgatgtggggttccatccacCCGCCCTGAGATGAGGatctcagctgaaaccaagatctggCTGCTTACCCGACCTTGCCAACCACATTGCCTACCTCGCTGCTCTTTGGAACACTGTATTttccagagggggagagagacagcgagagcgagagcgagagcgagagagagcgagagagaaaagCTGAGGAAATTGGCTTTTTACACTCTCTGAATCCGTTCCTCCTAGAAAACCTGTTTTTACCTCGGGAGATGAATCACACAGCAGGGGCAACCTGATGCACACAACACAAGCCAGGTGTCCAGGCCTGGTCACTATCTCAGTGCATTGCTGGCTGTAGGGGGCAGTCTTCTGCTGTAGAGCATCGGACAGACCACCGAGTCCAATCCTCCCGCTTTGTCTTTGCTTGTTCCTACAGCCACTGTCCCCTGGTTGTAACGGGGACGTGCCCTCCGGTCCATAATGGTCTGTCATCAGGAGCAAAAGAAGACAACAAGGCCTCTCGGAGGAGAGTTTCCAAAAAGGAGGGAGCCTCCACAGACTCTGGGCTTCAGTGAGTGGCTTGCCCTTagaagtcacatggccacacagGATCCACAAGGGAATCCATCTGGAGACCACTTCTCCTTTGGGACTCTGTTCCCTTGGCAGCGCTTCCATTGCTAGGCTTCAAGGGAACGGACCGGCTTGTAACTGGCAGACCCCAATAGGCATTTTCTGAAGGATATTGGCACTGGGACATCCACCAGTCTAATAGGGAAGGTATTATCTAGTGCTGCTTGATTATATTTCCGGATATGCCTGCTTCCTTTTCTGCTTACAGAGTTCCTATGTCCCTTCTTCTTGTTGTTGTACCGTGTGCTATGACTGCCATCACTTCAATCTGCTGGTTGTTTGGAGGTTTGTTTTTTCTCGACAGAACTCAGAGATACAGGGTAGGAGATGGGATCGGTCGTGTGCACCCTCAGCCTGACAGGCACATACGCACTGGCATCGAGGAGGACTATGGGTTGACTTCTCATGAGAGTAACAGAATCCTGAGGAGAAGAGTCATACGATCCACTCTTTCATCAGATTCTCTTCTGATTCCCTCCGTCTCGAAAGAAACCACAAATGCAAGAATGCTTGCAGAGAACGGtttaatgaacaaaagaataaaaaacttaataaatagaaAGCATCCCCACTCCCCCTGAATCACAGAGTGACGGTACACCTACTAGTATACAAAGAGAACCCAGTTGAgccataaatacaaataaataaataaataaataaataaataaataaataaacgaatgaGTAGTAAGTAGAGAGATGGGCAAGGTTATGTGAAAGTAAGCGGCGTTGGTCGACTTGACTTGATGGTGCTGCCCCGTCCTGAACACGTTGGACACCCGATTGCCTTCGTGTCACCGTGACGGCAGGCGTGAGCTTCTCTGAGGCGGCAGGACACGTGCAAGTGTGCTCTGATCAGTCAGGGAATGTCATTTCCGTGCGGACCCGGGCGggtctcattt from Canis lupus familiaris isolate Mischka breed German Shepherd chromosome 11, alternate assembly UU_Cfam_GSD_1.0, whole genome shotgun sequence includes these protein-coding regions:
- the LOC100683045 gene encoding LOW QUALITY PROTEIN: interferon alpha-1/2 isoform X4 (The sequence of the model RefSeq protein was modified relative to this genomic sequence to represent the inferred CDS: deleted 1 base in 1 codon), with translation MALPCSFSVALVLLSCHSLCCLACHLPDTHGLRNWRVLTLLGQMRRLSAGSCDHYTNDFAFPKELFDGQRLQEAQALSVVHVMTQKVFHLFCPDTSSAPWNMTLLEELCSGLSEQLDDLEACPLQEAGLAETPLMHEDSTLRTYFQRISLYLQDRNHSPCAWEMVRAEIGRSFFSSTILQERIRRRK